In the Hordeum vulgare subsp. vulgare chromosome 7H, MorexV3_pseudomolecules_assembly, whole genome shotgun sequence genome, one interval contains:
- the LOC123407298 gene encoding extra-large guanine nucleotide-binding protein 3-like: MAGKAETATWEEMLRRMLPPGATIPEGAAGNLDYSIALEYDGPPVAYEVPRIAPVDMADVPTAEPVSASYGLPGTGVPVAPVFRPPANRARAEPPPPPSARARGGGPGPADSAPRDEASRPVSGARAEPPSVQVQRGSELPHSGPQNEGYSDSDDDSRRSVSRESAPSYRGQSDGGRHAMAAPEGRRSHVVTFGLADDSKYEQSSELDDTRSEQFVAVTRTEKRGRTCDRCGKRKWESKESCIVCDKRYCGYCLLRAMGSMPEGRKCITCIGWPIYEGKRSKLGKSSRILSRLLSSLEVRQILKAEKECQANQLRPEQLIVNGFPLCQEEMSDLLSCPRPPQNLKPGRYWYDKESGLWGKEGEKPNRVVSTNLNFNGKIQPNASNGNTQVYMNGREITSIERKILKFAQVQCPRDTHFWVYHDGGYEEEGQNNIKGKIWESPLTRFVCTLVSLPVPPANSVEPRDDAPYSARTVPDYLDQKRIQKLLILGSPGAGTSTIFKQAKLLYGTRFTPEELDNIKLMIQSNMFKYLGILLEGRERFEEEALAVSNNPNSEDEDTQQDENESSGLNSCIYSINAKLKKFSDWLLDIIAMGDLDAFFPAATREYAPVVDELWKHPAIQATYKRKDELYFLPDVAEYFLSRAIEVSSNEYEPSEKDVIYAEGVSQGNGLAFIDFTLDERSPMSELYGDSHDPSSQAQNKYQLIRVNAKGLNEGCKWVEMFEDVRAVIFSVALSDYDQLGAPASGSSRRLENKMIQSRDLFEATIRHPSFRDTPFVLVLNKFDLFEEKIGRAPLTACEWFSDFDPLRTHNNQSMAQQAFFYVAMKFKNLYAAHTGDRKLFVWQARARDGPTIDEAFRYIREVLRWEDEKEYGGFCPEESFYSTTELSSSRLVEQDWQQHPAAGQRQESA, encoded by the exons ATGGCCGGCAAGGCGGAGACGGCGACCTGGGAGGAGATGCTGCGGCGGATGCTGCCGCCCGGGGCCACCATCCCGGAGGGCGCGGCGGGGAACCTCGACTactccatcgcgctcgagtacgaCGGCCCCCCCGTCGCCTACGAGGTCCCCAGGATCGCCCCCGTCGACATGGCCGACGTGCCCACGGCCGAGCCCGTCTCCGCTTCCTACGGCCTCCCCGGGACCGGCGTGCCCGTCGCGCCCGTCTTCAGGCCGCCGGCCAACCGGGCAcgcgccgagccgccgccgccgccgtctgcGCGGGCCAGGGGAGGCGGCCCAGGGCCGGCCGACTCCGCGCCGCGTGACGAGGCCTCCAGGCCGGTGTCCGGGGCGCGCGCTGAGCCGCCATCTGTGCAGGTTCAGAGAGGCTCGGAGTTGCCCCATTCAGGTCCACAGAATGAGGGGTACTCTGACTCCGACGACGACTCCCGGCGCTCTGTGTCGCGTGAGTCTGCGCCGAGCTACCGGGGCCAGAGCGATGGCGGCAGGCATGCCATGGCTGCGCCGGAGGGGAGGAGGTCTCACGTGGTGACCTTCGGGCTGGCCGATGACAGCAAGTATGAGCAGAGCAGCGAGCTCGATGACACCAGGTCGGAGCAGTTCGTGGCGGTGACCAGGACGGAGAAGAGGGGAAGGACCTGCGACCGCTGCGGCAAGAGGAAGTGGGAGAGCAAGGAGTCGTGCATCGTCTGCGACAAGAGGTACTGCGGCTACTGCCTGCTCAGAGCCATGGGGTCGATGCCGGAAGGCCGCAAGTGTATCACTTGCATTGGCTGGCCGATATATGAGGGAAAGCGGTCGAAGCTAGGGAAGAGTTCCAGGATACTGTCACGGTTACTCAGCTCGCTGGAGGTAAGGCAAATCTTGAAGGCCGAGAAGGAGTGCCAGGCGAACCAGCTCCGGCCCGAGCAGCTCATCGTCAATGGCTtccctctttgtcaagaagagaTGTCAGACTTGCTTAGCTGCCCACGGCCTCCTCAAAATCTGAAGCCTGGAAGATATTGGTATGACAAGGAGTCTGGCTTATGGGGAAAG GAAGGGGAAAAGCCAAACCGGGTTGTCAGCACTAACCTGAACTTCAATGGAAAGATTCAGCCCAATGCTAGTAATGGCAACACTCAGGTTTATATGAATGGAAGGGAAATTACCAGCATAGAACGGAAAATTCTGAAG TTTGCGCAAGTTCAGTGTCCCCGTGATACtcacttttgggtctatcatgatGGTGGGTATGAGGAAGAAGGCCAAAATAACATCAAAGGGAAGATATGGGAGTCG CCTTTGACACGTTTTGTGTGCACCTTGGTTTCACTACCGGTGCCTCCTGCAAACTCTGTTGAGCCCAGAGATGATGCTCCTTACTCAGCAAGAACAGTGCCTGATTACTTAGACCAGAAAAGAATACAGAAACTTCTTATTCTTGGATCACCTGGAGCTGGAACAAGCACCATATTTAAGCAG GCTAAGTTACTGTATGGAACTAGATTTACCCCAGAAGAACTTGACAATATCAAACTAATGATCCAAAGCAACATGTTCAAGTACCTTGGGATTCTTCTAGAGGGCCGTGAGCGTTTCGAGGAAGAGGCTTTGGCTGTATCAAATAACCCAAACTCAGAGGATGAGGATACccaacaag ATGAAAACGAATCGAGTGGTTTAAATTCCTGCATATACTCAATAAATGCAAAGCTGAAGAAGTTCTCAGATTGGCTTTTGGACATCATTGCAATGGGAGACCTAGATGCATTCTTCCCTGCAGCTACACGTGAATATGCTCCAGTTGTTGATGAGTTGTGGAAGCATCCTGCCATACAAGCAACATATAAAAGAAAGGACGAATTGTATTTTCTCCCTGATGTTGCTGAATATTTCTTAAGCAGG GCCATTGAAGTATCAAGCAATGAGTATGAACCTTCAGAGAAAGATGTAATATAtgctgaaggagtatcacaagggaATGGATTGGCCTTTATTGACTTCACTCTGGACGAACGGAGCCCTATGTCAGAACTTTATGGTGACAGTCATGACCCAAGCTCTCAGGCACAAAACAA ATATCAGCTGATCAGAGTAAACGCCAAGGGCTTGAATGAGGGCTGCAAATGGGTGGAAATGTTTGAGGATGTCCGCGCGGTGATATTCTCCGTAGCACTCAGCGATTATGACCAGCTGGGAGCCCCTGCTAGTGGCAGCAGCAGACGCCTCGAGAATAAGATGATTCAGAGCAGGGACTTGTTTGAGGCCACAATCAG GCACCCGTCTTTCCGTGACACGCCATTCGTCCTGGTGCTCAACAAGTTCGACCTCTTCGAGGAGAAGATCGGGCGCGCCCCGCTCACCGCCTGCGAGTGGTTCAGCGATTTTGACCCGCTCCGCACCCACAACAACCAGTCGATGGCGCAGCAGGCATTCTTCTACGTGGCGATGAAGTTCAAGAACCTGTATGCGGCTCACACGGGCGACCGGAAGCTCTTTGTGTGGCAGGCGCGTGCCCGCGACGGCCCCACCATCGACGAGGCCTTCCGGTACATCCGGGAGGTGCTCCGgtgggaggacgagaaggagtacgGGGGCTTCTGCCCGGAAGAGTCCTTCTACAGCACCACCGAGCTCAGCTCCTCCCGCCTCGTCGAACAAGACTGGCAGCAACATCCTGCCGCCGGCCAGAGACAGGAGAGCGCATAG